Within the Nicotiana tabacum cultivar K326 chromosome 11, ASM71507v2, whole genome shotgun sequence genome, the region agttattatatatatatatatacttattttctTAGGTAGATTTTGTAGATGCAAAACGATAActaatttattttaataattctttttcaattGATATTTGATGCAATACTTGAAAGttcgaagagaaacaaaaaagaattGCAATTTACTTTGTTCTTGAttgattcttcatccttattTTGGACACATGAAGTTAAAAGTTTAAGTGGCTCTCGTCTCTTCTTGTTTTTGGAAGGGAAAGAGCAAAAAGTTTATTTTGACGAGAGAGCcaaaaagaagtgaaaatatGAGTCCCTTGCCAAATAGTAGAAAAAGAAATTCACTTTCATATGGTTTTCTTTTACCAAAAGTCTATTCCTATTCCCTAAAATAATACTCAAGTTGGAATAAATCATTAAAACTaaatttattttccctttttatcaaAATATTGTATTGTGCTATTTCATTTAAAGTgctcaaatttttaaagattaattCACATTTAGTAACTAGTAAAAAATGGGGCCTTCATAATTGTGGGGCATAAGGCATTTGCTTTAACTGCTTTATGCTAGAGCCGGCCCTGGAACAAAGTCTCACATagaaagtagaaaagaaaaacaagctaCTTATAAAGAGTTGGATACTCTTAATAGTGTGAGATCTTTTAGGAAAAATCGTACGGGTTtggcccaaagcggacaatatcacaacgtatcaagagtattttgggctatttttgtcCAACAACTGGTATCACAGCTAATGATTTGGCAGGACTATGGAGATGGCGGAGTGTGGCGTGGGGGCCCGGCTTAGTAGTGCCTTTGCCCGTCTACGGGGTTTACGACCTATTTACCCGTAGTTTCAAATACGCATACACAGCCTCTCCTTGGGCTTCTGTGACCGTAATACTCGGATCATGTGGGTGTGGCACACAGTTAATCTCCAAATTAGCCCATAAACGATGATGGGTCATGTGGAACTTAGTTCAAGGGAGAGATTGTTGGGAGTGTGAACAAAGTCTCACATATAAAGTAGAAAGATATAAGTAAGCGTGGGGATGATCCGAAGTGCATCAGCTACAATATTTTTTTCTCTGAAACAATGTTAGACTTCAGTTTGGTGCTGCTGCCTGCTAGATAATTTGTCCCATCTTCAGAATGTCTTCCTTATAAGTTCCCATGGGGGTGTTGACATGCCCTTCTAACATGTTATCATTTTTCAACGAATCCATTTCAAGAATAATAGCATTTGATCTTTTCTGAAATTTACACCAACAGACCAAAAAAAGCTGCTTTAGTTGCAAAATTGTTAGTGCAATGCTGGAGTTTTTTACGATAAGCTATGGCTAATACTCCATTTTTATTTCTAACAATTCCTCCAATGCATGTTGTATTCAAGCTGTTGTTACTACTCCCTTCTGAATTTATTTTCAATCTCCCTGTAGGTGGTATGAAGGGGAGttttggcgtaactggtaaagttgctgccatgtgaccaagaggtcacgggttcgagccatggAAACAGCCTCTTACAGAAATGCAAGATAACGCTACGcataatagacccttgtggtccgacctTTCCCTGTACTCGCACATATCGGGAGCTTAACACACCGGGCTGCCCTCCCTATAAGTGGTATGGCGATACGATAGGAGTTTTGAATTTCTCAACTAGCTAGTGCATACTTCAGCCCAACTTTCATTCAAGTCCATATTGCCTTTGAACTCTATGTTCAACTTCAAATTATCTGAGTATAAAATTTATTACTTCCTCTGTCCCAATTCAGGTTtcatactttcctttttagtcgtACCACAAAGAATGTCATACTTTCTTATTTAAAAACAATGCAACTTTTAACTTATCAATTTAATTAcctttaatgagatgatttagAGTCGTATAAATTTCTATGGCTTGTTTTAAACCACAAATTTTAGAATTCTTCCTTTTTATTAAATTTCATACATAGTGAAACAccatcacataaattggaacggggAGAGTATTACTATGTGTGTTTGGCCTTTGGCTTAATTTTGGTATAAGCAATTTAATACGACACAATTCTGATAAGATTATTTTATACCACCACCGAAGGATGTGGTGTAGTGGATGGGACCACTCTTCCCTTAAACggaggtctcgggttcgagcccCGAGTATGGAAAAATCCTTCGTAGGGAGCACTTCCCCTCGAACGGGGCACTACACGGCGCGAATCAggatatagtcgggctccaatgtGGGTACCAGACACCGGataggaaaccaaaaaaaaagttattttataCCAAATCTTACATGCAATAACTTATATGGGAATTAGTATTACGAGGATAAAGCACCTCAATTTAGCCACTCTCAATGTAGATCGTTTAAAAGTATCCTACACCTCATGTGTGGTTTCTTTCTTATCCATTTTCTATCTAGATCGTTAACGCGCACCCAACAAAATATTATGCTACAATAATCCATAGTTATTTGGTTCTTGCAAGATCTATTAGCAAATTTAAAGCAACAAATCTTTGAGGAATATTTAAAGATAAACAAATCCCCCTCTCTTATCAGATAGACAAAACAAGATCAATATGCTTTTATAATCTCAAATCTCAAGAATAATTTAGATACCCCTTACTTTTCATGTTCAAGACTATTATATAACTTCATGGAAGTTCAGGTTTCCTCATATTGCTAAAGCCTTAAATTACTTCCAAAAGTTCTAAACTTTAGttgtaatttattaaaattgtttcTTTTTTGCTATATAAACTAAAAAGATGGATGCAGTGAATAGATTAGGAGAAGAAAGTCCCGTGGTGATATTCAGCAAGAGCAATTGTTGCATGTCCCACAGTATTGAAACCCTAATTCGTAATTTCGGGGCGAATCCAACGGTGTATAAGCTTGATGAACTTCCAAAAGGGAAGAAAATGGAGAAAGCTTTGATTGAGATGGGTTGCAATCCGAGCACACCAGCTATATTTATAGGGAAGGAGTTTGTTGGTGGGTCTGATGAGGTGATGAGTCTCAATGTCAAGGGCAAGTTGAAGGATTTGCTCATTAAGGCTAATGCTATTTGGATATAAAACTAGCTATAGATCACGTATGTATGAGTGTTTAATTACATGCAttcagttctttttttttttgggtcaaagagagatattatattatattactAGTAACTAATAATTGGCATTACAGACATGGAGTGTTTACTTGCAGTTAAATTAAAGGTGTTGTTTAGGCTTAATTCAGCACTATATACTACTTACACATTTTATTGGTGAATATTAGTCCATAAATAAATGTCTACTTTTACCATGCAAGAACTCCTAAAGGTGTTTGCAAAGGTGTAGGTTTGCTGTTACTATTTATCCATTTTGGTGTACTAATTAGTGGTTTTTCCCCTTAAAAAGATGTGATATATATCTTCAACTTTTCTTGTTAATAAGGTTCCCAGTTGTAAGCTGGATTGAAcaactactatatatatatatatataatttcacaAGTGGAGTTTGGGGAGTGGAGtatacgcagactttacccctgcCTTAAAAATAGAAAGGTTATTTCTCATAGACCCCCGGCTCaagaacaaataaaaataaagtaatagcaacaaacaataacaagataataacaCTAGGAAGAGGAATCAAGAAAATTCAACGTCTAGAGGTTAATTATTACTAGTCCACCATAAATAAAGTAAGTTAAAACGCCATAGAGAACAACTAGCTAGTTACaaataatatatttaataaatatattaagattcatagaacaaaaatagaacaaataTATTAAGATTTCACTTGAATTGCAATAAACAACTAGCTAATTACAAATAACATATAGAACAAATACATTAAGATTCATagaacaaaaatagaacaaataTATTAAGATTCTACTTGAATtgcaataaacaaaaaaaaacagaaaaataaaataaatatactaaGATTCAAGGCGGATAAAGGATGAATGGAAAACTTATCTCGCCGGCAAAAATCACGCCTGACGCTGGATTTGCtgcctgaaaaggaaaaaaattaattatttggggttaaaaaaaatcatattttg harbors:
- the LOC107803129 gene encoding monothiol glutaredoxin-S6-like, which encodes MDAVNRLGEESPVVIFSKSNCCMSHSIETLIRNFGANPTVYKLDELPKGKKMEKALIEMGCNPSTPAIFIGKEFVGGSDEVMSLNVKGKLKDLLIKANAIWI